The genomic window TCCTGCCGCAGTTCATCGCGCTGGATGAGGCCCATGTGCTGGCGCGGATGCTGGAATTGAGCGGCGCTTTCATGGCGATGACCTTTGCCGTGTTCGTCGTCTATGGCCTCTGCGCCGCCTCGGTGCGCGAGCGCGTCATCTCCCGTCCCGCCGTCATGGCCTGGCTGCGCCGCGGCTTTGCCGCCGGCTTTGCCGCACTCGGCGCCAAGCTTGCGTTTGCGGAGAGGTAGGCTTTCCTTCAGTTTTCCCGCTTGCTTCCTTCACCTCTCCCCGCTTGCGGGGAGAGGTCGCATCCCATCGCAGATGGGATGCGGGTGAGGGGGTACAGGTCCATCGACAATCTCATGCGGGATAGAGGCCCTGATCTTCCCCCGAAAAAGTGGAGGGGTTTAAGCGGCTTTTAGCTCCATCTCGATCGGGGCGATATATCCGGTCGCGGAATGGAGCCGGGTGCGGTTGTAGAAGCCCTCGATGAAGGCGAAGATATCGCGCTGGGCCTCGGCGCGGGTCTGGTAGTCGCGATGGTGAACGAGCTCGGTCTTCAGGGTATGGAAGAAGCTCTCCATCGGGGCATTGTCGTAGCAATCGGCCTTGCGGCTCATCGATGCAACGATGCCGGCGCCCGTGAGAGCGTCGCGATAGGCGTGTGAGGCATACTGCACGCCGCGATCGGAGTGGTGGATCAATCCGGCCTGCGGCCGTTGCTGCTGGAGGGCCATCGTCAACGCCGCGGATGCGAGTTCGACTTGCATGTGATCCCGCATGGCCCAGCCGACGATCTTTCGACTGAAGAGATCCATGACGGCCGCCAGATACAGCCAGCCCTCCGCGGTCGGGATGTAGGTGATATCGGCGAGCCAAACGCGGTTCGGGGCTTCCGCTGTGAAGTCGCGCGCGATCAGGTTCGGGGCGATCGGCAGGTCGTGACGGCTGTCGGTGGTGCGCACCCGGCGCGGCGGCGCCGTGATGGCGCGGATACCGTGCCGGCGCATCATCCGCTCGATCCGGCCGCGGCTGGCGCCACGGCCCTGCGTCCGCAGCACGGCATGGACGCGGGGACTGCCGTAGCGTCCGCTGCTGTCGTGATGGGCCTGCCGGATCGCAGCCAGCAGCGTGGCATTGGATTTGGTCCGCTGACCCGCCGGGCGATCGCGCCAGGCGTAATAGCCGGCCGGCGAGACCTCGAGCACGGCGCACATCAATCGTACCGGATAGGCGTCGCGATGGTCCTCGATGAAGCGGAAGCTCATGTCCGGGTTCCGGCAAAGATCGCGATCGACTTTTTTAAAATGTCGCGCTCCATGCGCAGCCGTTCGTTCTCCTGGCGCAACCGGGCGATCTCCGAAGCCTGGTCCGCCGACATCGGCGTCGCCTGCGTGGTGGGGCGCCACGC from Bradyrhizobium zhanjiangense includes these protein-coding regions:
- a CDS encoding IS3 family transposase (programmed frameshift), whose product is MERQRRSFTEEYKRQAVELVVSSGRSITSVGKELGLRDSVLRRWVDKAGQQPASAAWRPTTQATPMSADQASEIARLRQENERLRMERDILKKSIANLCRNPDMSFRFIEDHRDAYPVRLMCAVLEVSPAGYYAWRDRPAGQRTKSNATLLAAIRQAHHDSSGRYGSPRVHAVLRTQGRGASRGRIERMMRRHGIRAITAPPRRVRTTDSRHDLPIAPNLIARDFTAEAPNRVWLADITYIPTAEGWLYLAAVMDLFSRKIVGWAMRDHMQVELASAALTMALQQQRPQAGLIHHSDRGVQYASHAYRDALTGAGIVASMSRKADCYDNAPMESFFHTLKTELVHHRDYQTRAEAQRDIFAFIEGFYNRTRLHSATGYIAPIEMELKAA